One region of Halohasta litchfieldiae genomic DNA includes:
- a CDS encoding ABC transporter ATP-binding protein, with protein MANVDLNDLVKKFDDVTAVDGISLEIPDESFTVLVGPSGCGKTTTLRLIAGLERATDGEIRIGETMVNDSRAYERDIAMVFQNYALYPHKTVQENMRFGLEQHDTEEDVIQERVEDAAELLQIQELLDRRPAELSGGQQQRVALGRAIVRDPAVFLMDEPLSNLDAKLRVQMRAELNKLHEKLSTTTVYVTHDQVEAMTLADQIAVMDDGQIQQVGAPTRVYRNPRNMFVAGFLGSPSMNFIEGNLEEAKTGNLQMDLGAHTHNIPDEYADRLRDRLGEEVILGIRPENVSLSESGVAANVHPGVVSVVEPQGEKTVLEVELETGQTIKAAIAPDMAVETGDEVNLRFDRDSLHYFDPESGTSIIYDLKTTPKVTP; from the coding sequence ATGGCTAACGTAGACCTCAACGACTTGGTAAAGAAGTTCGACGACGTCACCGCGGTCGACGGGATCTCCTTGGAGATCCCCGACGAGAGTTTCACCGTGCTGGTCGGCCCCTCGGGCTGTGGGAAAACAACCACGCTCCGGCTCATCGCCGGGCTCGAACGCGCGACCGACGGGGAGATCCGCATCGGCGAGACGATGGTGAACGACAGTCGAGCCTACGAGCGGGATATCGCGATGGTGTTCCAGAACTACGCGCTGTATCCCCACAAGACCGTTCAGGAAAACATGCGGTTCGGACTCGAACAACATGACACCGAGGAGGACGTGATCCAAGAGCGGGTCGAAGACGCCGCTGAACTCCTGCAGATCCAAGAGCTGCTGGACCGACGGCCCGCCGAGCTCTCGGGCGGTCAACAGCAGCGTGTCGCTCTCGGGCGTGCTATCGTCCGTGACCCGGCGGTGTTCCTGATGGACGAACCGCTCAGTAACCTCGACGCGAAGCTCCGCGTCCAGATGCGCGCCGAGCTGAACAAGCTCCACGAGAAACTGTCGACGACGACAGTGTATGTCACCCACGATCAGGTCGAGGCGATGACGCTGGCCGACCAGATCGCAGTCATGGACGACGGTCAGATCCAGCAGGTCGGCGCACCGACGCGCGTCTACAGGAACCCTCGCAACATGTTCGTCGCCGGCTTCCTCGGCTCTCCGAGCATGAATTTCATCGAGGGGAACCTCGAAGAGGCGAAGACCGGGAACCTACAGATGGATCTCGGAGCACACACGCACAACATCCCCGACGAGTACGCCGACCGGCTACGGGACCGGCTCGGCGAGGAGGTCATCCTCGGGATCCGTCCGGAAAACGTGTCGCTGAGCGAAAGCGGGGTCGCGGCGAACGTCCATCCGGGAGTGGTGTCAGTTGTCGAACCACAGGGTGAGAAAACGGTGCTTGAGGTCGAACTCGAAACCGGGCAGACCATCAAAGCCGCCATCGCCCCCGACATGGCTGTCGAAACGGGAGACGAGGTGAATCTCCGATTTGACCGCGACTCGCTGCACTACTTCGACCCCGAATCCGGCACGTCGATCATCTACGATCTGAAGACGACGCCGAAGGTAACCCCATGA
- the glpR gene encoding HTH-type transcriptional regulator GlpR, whose translation MLPEERRKKIVRKVNESDRVTVEGLTEEFDVSEPTIRRDLASLAEEGLIERFHGGALPASDNGRHGAASGGRRRRLIEKAVTNPTGKRAIANRAVEELSDGDAVLFDTGTTTLEVARAIPESLSLLVATNSPENAFELRRPCGEVKLVGDSLRQTSDALVGSSGESYLKKTNFDVVFLEADGIHTNGDLSVSNEDEARLKSLMCEGGRHVVLVADGSTLGTQSFREFATINEVDMLITDLPLDGEMRDVFTRADVQIVDDLVP comes from the coding sequence ATGTTGCCCGAAGAACGCCGGAAAAAAATAGTTCGGAAGGTCAACGAATCCGACAGAGTAACAGTCGAAGGATTAACCGAGGAGTTCGACGTCTCGGAGCCGACGATCCGGCGCGACCTCGCCTCGCTCGCGGAGGAGGGACTCATCGAGCGGTTTCACGGTGGCGCGCTCCCAGCTTCGGACAACGGTCGACACGGTGCCGCGTCGGGCGGTCGGAGACGTCGACTGATCGAGAAGGCCGTCACGAACCCGACAGGGAAGCGTGCGATCGCCAACCGGGCCGTCGAGGAGCTGAGCGACGGCGATGCGGTGCTGTTCGACACCGGGACGACGACACTGGAGGTGGCGAGAGCCATCCCGGAGTCGCTCTCGCTGCTTGTCGCAACCAACTCCCCGGAGAACGCCTTCGAGCTTCGAAGACCGTGCGGCGAGGTGAAGCTCGTCGGCGATTCGCTGCGACAGACCTCCGACGCGCTCGTCGGGTCCAGCGGGGAGTCGTATCTCAAGAAGACGAACTTCGACGTGGTGTTTCTGGAGGCCGACGGGATACACACAAACGGCGATCTGTCCGTCTCGAACGAAGACGAGGCGAGACTGAAATCGCTGATGTGTGAGGGTGGCCGGCACGTCGTTCTCGTGGCTGACGGGAGCACGCTCGGTACCCAGAGCTTCCGCGAGTTTGCGACAATCAATGAGGTTGATATGCTCATTACCGATCTCCCTCTGGACGGTGAGATGCGCGACGTGTTTACCCGGGCTGACGTACAGATCGTCGACGACCTCGTCCCGTAG
- a CDS encoding class I SAM-dependent methyltransferase — protein MSEPIGPTQQFYTRWARLYDLVAVQTPGIGSIRTAAVDLLDPQPGDTVVEMGCGSGANLSLLRDRVGPEGRVIGVDVSPGVLSVARKRVDRNGWTNVHIVRSDATQPPVDSADVDCLFASLVVAMFDAPAGVVDDWAELVGPGGRLGLMDLARSSHPRARVLNGLFRRFVTYANPRSVRQSTAPLSTLDRRVAAAHKRLHERCSDAQSETRALGFARLSAGTVD, from the coding sequence ATGAGCGAGCCGATTGGTCCGACACAGCAGTTTTACACGCGGTGGGCACGGCTCTACGATCTCGTCGCCGTCCAGACGCCCGGAATCGGCTCTATTCGGACGGCGGCCGTCGACTTGCTCGACCCACAGCCGGGTGACACTGTCGTTGAGATGGGCTGTGGCAGTGGCGCGAACCTCTCGCTGTTGCGTGACCGAGTCGGTCCCGAGGGTCGGGTGATCGGCGTCGACGTCAGTCCGGGCGTCCTCTCGGTCGCCAGAAAACGAGTCGACCGCAACGGTTGGACGAACGTCCACATCGTTCGCAGCGACGCCACACAGCCGCCAGTCGACAGTGCCGACGTCGACTGCCTGTTTGCATCGCTGGTCGTCGCCATGTTCGATGCTCCGGCCGGGGTTGTCGACGACTGGGCCGAACTCGTTGGTCCGGGTGGACGCCTCGGTCTCATGGATCTGGCGCGGAGCAGTCACCCCCGAGCGCGAGTGCTCAACGGGCTGTTTCGGCGGTTCGTGACGTATGCAAATCCACGATCAGTCCGGCAGTCGACTGCGCCGCTGTCGACGCTAGATCGCCGGGTGGCGGCGGCTCATAAACGACTCCACGAGCGATGTTCGGACGCCCAGTCCGAAACGCGAGCTCTCGGATTCGCTCGGCTGAGCGCTGGGACTGTCGACTAA